The genomic window ctcgtaccttggaagtcgaacagaatccgttccggaagtcagtCTGACTTCCAAAAactttggaaaccaaagtgcagcttcctgcagcccatgggaagccgtggaagccccatcagatgttcgacttccaaaaatagtttgcaaactggaacagtcccttctgggtttgcgacgattgggagccaaaatgttcgggaaCTAAGTTGTTTGacctccaaggtacgactatattccccatcactttctgagGCAGTATGCTCCTGTATACTAGCTGAAGGAAACTGCAAgcagggaaagtgctgttgcactcagttcctgcttgagggcttcccataggcacctggttgtccATTGCAAGAACAAAATTATGGACTACATGAACCTTTGGTATGATCCAGCAGGACACTTCTTCGACCCTCTTCTTGGCCAAACCCTCACAGGACACATTTTAGCTTGTATTCCTTACTTCTCCATTTGCTGCTTGGGAAATGGAATCATTATGTTGCTGCTGTTTGAGCTAGTGCAAATGCTGCACTAATGAAAAGTTTACTGGGGTTtttatacagtgaggggggggggaagtatttgatcccctgctaaatttgcccgtttgccctctgatgaagaaatgaccagtccataattttaatggtaggtttattgtagctgtgagagacagaataacaacaggaaaacccccagaaaccaagaagacaaaagtcagagattgatgtgcattataatgagtgaaataagtatttgatcccctatcaaccagccagatgtcaggctacctggtatcttcactctATGTAACAAGATGAGAAgatgagattagaagcacctgctgtaagggagaggttttacctgtaatcccagcttgttacagtacctgtacaaaagacacctgtcggcagaagcaatcaatccagcagattccaaagtagccaccatgaccaagaccaaaaatgtcagggacaagattgtagacctgcacaaggctggagtGGGCTACAAGAcgattgccaagcagcttggtgagaaggtgacaagagttggtgcaataattcgcaaatggaagaaacacaaaataatggTCAACCTCCCtcagtctggggctccatgcaagatctcatctcatggagttgcaatgatcaagagaacggtgatgaagcagcccagaactacacggggggaacttgtcaatgatctcagggcagctgggaccagaGTCACCATGAAAAcggttggtaacacactacgccgtgaaggactgagatgTTGCAGAACCTGCAAGGtacccttgctcaagacagcacatgtacaggcccatctgcagtttgccaatgcacatctgaacgacccagaggagaactgggtgaaagtgttgtggtcagatgagaccaaaattgagctctttggcatcaactcaacttgccgtgtttggaggaggaggaatgctgcctacgaccccaagaacacaATCCCCACCGTCAAACTTGGAGGGGGatatattatgctttgggggtgtttttctgctaaggggacaggacaccttcaccgcatcgaagggacgatggacgggaccatgtatcgtcaaatcttgggtgagcaccttcttccctcagccagggcattgaaaatgggtcaagggtgggtattccagcatgacaatgacccaaaacacatggccaaggcaacaaaggagtggctcaagaagaagcacattaaggtcctggagtggcctagccagtttccagaccttaatcccattgaaaatctgtggagggagctgaaggtttgattagctacacatcagcctcgaaatcttactgacttggagaggatctgcaaagaagagtgagacaaaatacctcctgagatatGTGCAAatctggtggccacctacaagaaacgtctgacctctgtaattgcaaACAAGgattttgccaccaagtactaagtcatcttttgcaaaaggatcaaatacttatttcactcattataatgcacatcgaTCTGtgccttttgtcttctgggtttctgggggttttcctgttgttattctgtctctcacagctacaataaacctaccattaaaattatggactggtcatttcttcgtcagatggcaaatgggcaaatttagcaggggatcaaatactttcccccctcactgtatatagCACCTGGAAAGGACCTGGGATTCAGCCTAATTTCTACAAATTATATGTGAAAACCTGCACCAAAAACAGATTTACTCTTCCTCATTTTAGAAACCAAGCCGCCTAGCAGtttctttgtttaatgtttcaaatGTGCCAGGATCCAAAGAGCCTCATGTGCTTTTGTACATAGACATGGAGAGGTTCACCAACTCCTCACCCCGCTCCCAGCTGTTGCTTCCATGCCACATTGTACACTCTTTGGAGAGCCTCCAAATCTCCAGGAGTGGCATCTCAGAGAATGGAAGACACAATGGACTGTTAAAGGGAAGAGAAAGTCCCGCAAAGCCCAAGcaaacacatgttgttgttgttcagtcgtttccgactcttcgtgaccccatggaccagagcatgccaggcacccctatcctccactgcctcccgcagtttggccaaacacatagTCCACCACATCTAGCCCTTTGGATCCTGGCCTCATTTACCAAGGCCAAAATTGCCTAGGGACACCATGATTTCTGGAAGAAATGTAAAACCTCCCCTAACAATAGTCACTACTTATAATACAGATTCTGAATGAAAAAGGTTTCATACTGTCCTCCCCCAGCCCACCCTTGCAGTTCATATTTACAGTTCACACTTCATAACAGCAACAAATACAATCTTTTCCGTTGTTCTTAATACATGCAGGGGTAAGCAACAAATTCAGAGCACCTCTGATGTCACTCATCTATGGCAGTCAGCAATGGTGAGAGGCCAGAATTGTGGAATGGGCATGGATGGAAGATGGGGTCAGATACCCAGAGAAGGAACTGGGGGGAGAACTGGACTGCTTAATGGGCAGCGTGCAGAAGCAAAAGTTGGGAGAGGAGGGAGTaggctggggaaagaggcaggccaGATATTTGAGGGGTCATTCATTACCTGTAGTTCAGAGCCCCCAAAAATGCAGGCCTTGTGTCAGCTTAACTGAGAGCAGGCCCAAATAAGTACTGCTGGCATCtcagaaaaggaaaaataaagtaaattaaAAGTGACCCAAGTTGTTCTTATACAGATTAAAGCATACTTAAGATGgtacaatgctttttaaaattttgtttttaaacatatttcTCTGATTTTGAAAAGCGGATATTCCAACATGGCATGGCAATCTCTTTCTTATGGACTGAACCAGTGCTCATTTAAATCAGCAGAAAACCTCTACACCTGACTCACAACCAGAACCCTTGCATACAAGTTCTGCTAACCACTCCATCATGGACATACATAGTCAAGATATTTTCTAACATTACCAGTTAAAATATCAAGGTGAAATTTAAAGTGGCCAATTATGCCACACCATACTTAATAttcattgtgtattttttatCATCTCTATAGCTAGTCAAATGTTTTCAGTACAGTAACTCAATAACAAGCAACAGTCAATAGCATGGCTTCACAAATATACTTGCCAGTTTACCAGTGGTGtccactcctccctccctcaaattATCCAAAGAacttggggtgggagtgggggctcATCTTACACTTTGCAGTGTCTCTGCAGAAAGCAGAAGCAGCATGAATGATTTGCGCTACTTCTGCCAAAGAGAGAAAGCAGGgccagcctaagacattttggcacctgaggcaaattaGGAAATGGCATCTCCCTGTGAATCATCATTTAAGGACCccatatacatatatgtgtgcacaccctccccacaccctctcccctcccctctgcagatCACCTTCTTTCGTTCACATCTATTTTTTCATATTGCCTCCACTCTGTCCTTTTTGGAACAGACAATAGGGCTCccagggaggggagaagagggggaattTGCCAGGTggcttcccctccccactgcctcactCCCCGGGTAATGTTAGAAAATCAACCCAGCCTGCAGCAGTTTCTCCAAGCCATGGCCAACACCACCTAAGTCACCCAGGCGAGTAAATGGGGTCCTGGTAGCTGCCCTGCATTGTGTGAGTAGCTGTACgtagctccacaggctatcactAGTTCTCCTACTAGCTCTTACCCAAGGAGACTACAATATCAAGAAGCCATTGCAAAAGGCTCATCAGGGATTCTGAGAGTTGCTGGTGGTTCTCTGATTGGTTGCAAACAAGGAGCTGGTCTTAAAGGCATAGATGTGCTTTGCTTAATGAATGTTTTACTCAGGATAGGAGGGAGCTAGGTGAGTGGCACCCTGATCCAAATCTGGGTGGGTAGCAGCCTCAGGGGGTGATTCTGCTGCCCCTCTCAGTTCTCCAGACCTTGCTGCCCTGAAGCAATGGCCTCACCCTGCTTCATGGGCGGAATGACCCTGAGAGACAAGATACCTTAACTTCTCCATCCACTGGTACACacaaagggaggagagggaatcAGTTGCAAACACAAATCATGGCAAAGAAGGAAAACCAAAATTTGTAGattcccaagtttgggaaattctATTTTTTGTTTTCTCTGGCAACCTTAAAACCATAATATCTGTtaatcttaaaaacaaaatgccATGGTATTCTATAAAATATTTCAGAAGATTACCTTTTGATGAGCATCTATTCCAAGCACAGCTAGCAGGTTTTCTTGGTAATGAGATTCATTCCAAGGACGTCTTAAACTGGAAGGGTTAGTGGATTGAGTAAGAGTTTTCCATAAATTCCCAGAGTCAGTGCTTTAAAAGGAAATGTAATTCAGTTTAATCCAAGATAACCAAACACATACCTCATAGTTCCCTGCTTACAATTCAAAAGCAGCCCTACCAATACAACTGAAAGGACACTCATTTGAGAAAGCAAGCCTGAGTAGGTCTGACAGTGACCCCTTATTCTGAAAGAACTGCAGTTCTGCCAGGGGAAATAAGGTTCTTTGCTGTTAAATTCTCAGTACCCTCAcaagactacaatttccataagTCTTTGCGGAAAGCTAAGCAAGTTAAACTGGTATAAAAATCAATGTTAAGTTAGCAGTGTAGATAGCAACAAGCATGAGAGAATTCAAGGGCTATGAAGAAGGCAAGTATACAAAACTAGGAGAGACTTATGTACACATTTCCAGCCAGAGAATATGCTAATTTTGCATATTGTAGCATTAGAAAATATTCCTGATTCAATGCACTCCAGGTAGAAGGGAAGTAGCAAAAAGGTTTTTCCAGCAAAGGTAGTTAACACTTGGCTGTTTCTGTTCTTGTATTCTTTAAGCTAGCTGGATATTTGCAAGGGTAACTTATCATTCACATCTGTGATTTCTTATTAGGATAGCTATGACAGACTACTTCATGGCAGTTAAACAAGTTTAGACTACCATGGAAGCAAAGAACGAAGCATAAGAACCATGTAATCAACTGGCAGAAAATGGCACATTATATGTGAGATTTTAAAAGACAATCCACCTGCCACAGAGAAGTTCAAGTATAGCTGAAGACGGCAAGCTAAACCTTTGTCACCCTATCAGAAGCATGAAATAGACGGCACAtatgtatttgtatatatatttttatgtagcATATAATTTTTAAGTATACTGCTTAGACACTTGGgtagttaagtggtatataaatatcttaaataaataatataccgGTATTCCTAATCTTCCAATCACCATAGCAAGCCTTAGACACAGACAGTTCTTCGTCCTGTACTCCATCTATTAAGTGGTAGCATTTTGTTCCAATAAAGGCAGATGATCTTTAACCTAAAGCAGATTTCACATATTTGGCTGCATAGTCTGCTCCAGGCCATTTTGAAAATTATATGCCTTTTGGCGGCATCACATACGTGTTTTAAATTCATCATTATGACTGCAGCAGCAAGTGGTGACTTACATGCTTGAATGAGTGATCACATATTTAACATGGAGTCAGTTTACACATTCAGCTATCAAGCATTGCTTCCCTCAGACTGACGTGAatcaagtacagtactgtatatgcatGTCTCTGCCTAATCTCAACATTAACTATCCCAGAAACCCCCAAGGGCTTATCTTTCAGACAGGAAAACGAAGAATATTAGTGACTCTCTAAAGCAGAGTACACTACCGAGCTGGAATTTGAACtcagatttatttgttttaaaattatatcCTGCAGTTCTAGAAGTTCTGACGTTCAAGTCAGTGCAAAGCATGAATTAAAAAACAGTCTGCTAAAAAGATGAAACTATAACATCCAACCTGCAATCCCACCAAACAAATGCCAAATGAGACACTCCATACATCTTAAAACAATCTAAAACAAATGTCAAGGCACAATATAGTTCCAAGTGCATCCCCAATGCTCCACTCCCAGGATTTGACTGAAGGCAATTGATTCAGCTGTCCAGCTGAGCCACTGATTATAGAACCACAGGAATCTAAGCAGCTACAGTAGCACAGAAACTGTTACTCATTCTACTTTGTAGCTAAAATGCATGCAGATTAATTCAGTAAATTGAATTTCTATTCCACTTATTGATTGTCAACTTTTGGAGGATGTATTTTAGTCCCATGATCAGTATGGTTAGCCAAAGTATAGGAGACTTTAAGATTACTACACTTCAAGGAAAGGAGGGTGAAAGTGGTGAATGGGGTGGAGGGGACAAGACTATTGGTCTTCtccactcaatccactggagcctatCTTTgcatgcattacagtggtacctccggttgcagacagaatccgttctggagctccagtcggatcccaaggtttccgcaaccggagAGACCGCCTCTGTGCATGCACGCGgcaaaacccggaaaaatacttccgggtttgccgtgttcgcatcctgaaggatacACAACTGGAGGTGTGCATatccagaggtacgactgtattgtgtaTTTTGCAAATAAATGATTATGCTGAAATTATATTGATTCAATAAATGGTACACACATAAGCTATTCTAACATTAAAATTGAGAGAATCCCACAGAAGTTGCTCTCTCAAGGCATTAGAGAGAATCAACACAGTGAGCCAGGAGCTGTTACTGCCAAAACCAAAATAAGACATGCAGGAATAGGAAGCAATGAGGCAGTCAACAGGGACCCTGTTTTATCAAATGAACTCCCACTATTCCAAGCTACCAAAGTTCCAAATTTATGGTACATTCTTGTACCATCACCACATTTTCCAGCAACTTCAGAAGCCTTTCTGCCTTCCAGATACCAGCACAACCCAAATCCTTGCACTAGATACAAGAACAATTATTAAACAGTTACCAAAGTTGTTTCGTTGTACATTCAGGAATGTCTGTGTCTTCTGTTTTTGTATAAAGTACTTGATCCAAGCTGCTAATTTTCTCCAAGAACTGTAGTACAGGAACTTCTGGAAAACTCAGTTTAATAATATCTTCAGAGCTGAGGACTGCCTGGAGAAAGCAAGGTAATGATAGTGCATTGAGGCCAATGCTTTGCTGTTTTATACAATGACATACAGCATAATTTCCTGCATCCTCTGAAATATTCCTCCTCACTTCCTACCAGAGAGCTAAGCCATAAGAGGATTTCAGACACAGTTAGACAACTCAATACTACACAATCCCAGCCCCTTTTGTTTCAGAGATTCTGCAGTCCTGGGTCCCAAAGTTATTATCCATGACCGGgaacatgaagaagtgtgcatgcacacaaagctcataccaagaacaaacttagttggtctctaaggtgctactggaaggaatttttttattttttattttgttttgactatggcagaccaacacggctacctacctgtaacgggaAAATACTGTGCTACTCTATTAGAgggtagccaatgtagtgccttccagatgttgttaagctCCAGTGATAGGGGAAGGGTTTCCAAAGCAGGGTTTTTTCAGTGCTTAACTTTTTTGTTGAAAAGTTTCCATTTCATAAGTTTACTTGTGTTGGAAAACTACTGCCAATTGCAAATAGAATATCAGACTAGCTTACAGTTTCAAAGCTTTTAGCTTTACTTACTAACTAGAAGTAAACTAAACAGACTAAATTAGATTAATGCCTAAGCCATCAAAACATATTCTAGTGAAAAATGCCTTAATTTGCATAGGAAACTTTTCCAGTTCAAAAGTGTCCACCTTATCAGTGTTCAGTTCCAAACCTCAGCAGAtgcagctggcatggccagtgacgatgggagttttagtccaacagcatcttgtagagcaccacactggctcccccagCTCTAATGTACTGAACAAACCCATGCAAGACTGGAGGCCCCCACCTTCCACCTCTGGGTACTCTTCAGGTCTTACAGTCATTCTTACAATGCTGTAGAAAAACTTAAGAAGTTTCAGTCTTATCTAGTTATCACCTCTGTGCACAACATCCTCAACTCACTGCACCATCTTGGAGGTCCCACATCTTTTGTACAGACATctatggtgattttttttaatcaacatgTCTATGTACTCAATTAATAAGTGTTTGAAATGAGAGGTGAATAAACACTGCTTACAGAGCTTTGAGTTGCTTTCACCAGTACTGAAATGCACCACCCCTTTTTGGATTTGTTCAAATATATTTGTATAGTTTCCTCTTCACATCACAGTACTTGACATCATTTGCCCTCActgccattttattatttttattctttaataATAGACAATACAAAGGAGGAAAAATGTGTTGGGATGACAATTAGAGGAGGGGAAGCTGTAAATATCTAATTTGAAATGTATCAGTATTGGTGTGTTAACACACTGACATTTAATTCACTGATGACTCTATATCCGATGGGATGATATAATGGTTGCCCAAACAAAAATCCCAGAGGCCACTGCAATCAATAAGATTAAACAGCCAGTGGGCAAGTAAGTTAGAGGGCTACATGGGTAACGGAGAAGCAAAAGTGCTCCAGGAAACAGAAGCAGTTGCCACCAAGGAAACAAAACTGAACAGCAATCATAGGCAAGGAGAGAactggcagggggcgggggaggtTGCCAAATGAACAGTAAATATTAAAACTGAGGACTATTCAACAGAAGTCTACTTATAACAGCAATTGTAATGTCACAAGGGAAAAATGTGTGGCAGCTGAAGGTATGTGCTCCTTACTCACTTGCATGACACTTACTCATGTAAGTAAGCTCATTGGAATTCACACAGTGCCTTATTCTTCTTAAAAGGGTACCTGTGTGACTAAGGATTAGGTAATCACAAATGGGAGCTGCAACAAACAGAGTGCTGCTGTTCAGGATGCCAGCTATGTCTTATTCTAGAATTCTCCATTCCACCTCCAGTCTGTTAGCTTTTCATGGCCACTGAGCAAGCACAGTTTTCACAGGGCCATTTTGGGGGTTTCCCCCTGACTTAGGCCTTTCCTCCCctaaagttttcttttattggcacttctgcaaacctttgggCTTTCCCAAGCCTGCTGGTATATTGCACTTGTATTGTGATGGTGCTCTTTTAGCAACGTAACAgcctcaacataaaaaaaaacagagggaATGATAGTTTTGTTGAATATCAAAATGGTTTCCATTACATGAAGATCtatttaatatttaaaagttCTTAACATTTTGAgttgcaacaaaatactaaacaAGAGTCAATTGCACAAGTTTCGTTCACAGACCAAGAATGCAAAATTTTATAGACCAAAACTGATTGTTGCACAGATACATAATGCTTGCACTGGGAGGTGGTAGCAACAACACAGGAAAAGGGAGCCATCTGAAGAATGCatctgtttaaaatatatttctaccTTTATCATATTCAGTTGTGCTATGTTTACcatatagcaaaataaaaaaggaagtgaaCTGATGCTGCCATCAGTTCCTTACTGCATTTAATGAAGCAATGTGTTTTAGTTCCGTGTTGCCAAATATTTAAAGGTGACAACATGGAAACTAACAAAATATAGCATTCTTAGACAGGAGAGAACAGGACTCTGAAGAGGAGGTGGATCATTCTTAACTTACTAAAACATACCTTCACTGAAGTGTTAGCAAATGTTTCTTTTCTGTTGTGTCCAGTTGTTTTGGAAAAGAACTGTCCGCATGAGGTAGTGACGCAGCTATCACTGACATCTGCATCATTTGTGTAAgtttgttttccatttggctTCTCCAAAGACTCCAAGGTGTTGCTTAAATTCTCCTGCTTGACCTCACTGAAACCTTCAAAGTCACCCCAAGTACTGCTGGATTCCACCAAGCTGGTGTCAGGACTCTCCAGCGATGCTTCATAAATCCTTTTGTCACCACACTCGACAGGAAGGTTTTTCTGAATCATTTCCAGTTCTGAGCTTTCATCAAAATGTCCATTTTGGTTTAGACAATGTACATCAGTTCCGCTGCTGTTTTCACCGAGAGAGGTGGCACCCGTCTCTGTTGACAGTGGTTTCAAAATTGACTGGCTTAAAACTTCCGCACCACTATGTATTTCCACTAAATTCTGGTCTTGCATTTTTCTGTTATCACAGCAATAAAATTCATGAACATCAACCAAAAAACATGGCCGATAGCAAAAGACAAAACCGTTAATGTTTCAAAAACATAATGGGTGCTTCATTGTGCCTTGAATAGCTTGCGAAAATGTAGCTTAGCAAAACAAGTGTGTCCTTCAAAGTCTCCCTAAGTCATCAATGCAGTGCTTGTTTTTCAGTCTTAACTTGCTTCCCAATCCAGATTTCAGGCTGCAAAAAAGGGTTATAAATAAAGACCTTTCTGATAATGCTGTGTGTAAGGCTTACAAAAGATAAACGATTAGGCAAGAAAAAATGTTCATGCTTGGACAAATACATTCCAATGCAATGCAGTGAATTCTTGCAAGAACAGAAACATAACAAAAAGATTAGCTCGGCTGAATTTTTACCTACAGAGACTGGGATTTGTGTTTCTCCAATAGCAGCCTCTTGTCTGACATGGTGAGCTGCTTTCAAAACTGAGGTCTTTCAACACACTTTGTAACATGTGATTCACTGAGCCACCTATGAACACTACAAATCTGAAGGGGCTTAATCATATTTCCATCTCTGTATGAAACACTGGAAATGTAGTGGAGAGAGTTAAGAATCTCTAACATAACTGTGAGCACCTTAAACTATAATTTCCTGGAtttttgggaggagggagaagaaacgATTGTTAGAACATGTTATAAAACTGGTATAAGTTTGAATGAAAAATATATCTGTCTTCAATAATTTTTCATTATTCAAGTAAAAACCTTTATCATATGCTCCTAAAGATATTCTAAGCTAGCTCAAGAAACCTGCATAGGAAAGATGCACAGGGCAaacctatacatgtttactcagaagtaactccccccccccatactcaatgggatttacttcagaTAAGTGTATACAGGATTGGAGCCCAAGCCACAGCACAATAGGCTATTTTCCTGCCTAAAGGTATTCCCATATCTCACTAAATCTTGTAAAACAGATTCTCTACAGCCTTACGCTCCTTAAAAGCTAGCCTTCCTCAAATAAAACCCCTCTAACAAGTTGGGAAACATTGTTGAGTAAGGTGCACCCAACAGGGGAACTGCTTggtgtttaaaaatataattctAGGCTAGCAAGTGATAAAACAAGGTGACTGAAATCTACAGAAGTAGCAGCATAGTCTTTGGCAGATGTGGTTTTTAATGTCAATGCTTTGGGGTTTTTGGTTCCTGTTTGTATTTTCACACAGCAGTCTGCAACTACACaaaccaaaatgaaataaatgttggGGAAAGACACTCCCAAGTAGCAATATGCTGGGGACTATTATGTTCTCTTTGCATGAGTAAGAGCAGTCAGCTATACTGTGGAGTTAGGTTTTCTCACTGTGGaactaggtttttttcccctcttgtTGGTGAAACTATTCTTGTTTTTGAAACAGATATTTACAACTCATAATTCAGAAATAAGTTACCACAAGTTGCAAGTAGATGACTTCTCCCCTTTCCCCAGTGATAGAGCAAGAAGACATTATTATTAGCAGATGATGTCACCTTTTCCCAGCCGTACCCTGAATAATTTGTAGTGCAATCTATGGGATAATTTGATGCCAATCTGTGCAGGCTTATCACTGTATTTTTGGTCTACCGTAGATAACACCATTCTCCTGTTGCTGACAGAATGAGAAATGGAGGGAATGAGATGCTAACCTATAGAATCAGCTTAAATGGCTAACACAATTCAAGCTTCCAAGTCACCTCTGAACTCAGAAAATTGAAGGGAGgagctcagtggtgcagcaccTATTTATAATTGGTGATGCCGGAAATCAAGGCTAACAACCTTTTGCAAGAGAAGTATTTCCAgtagagctgagctgaaatttaTTCTCAGAAAATGTgagattcttttattttttgctggggggggggggggctggaagaaaaaaaagaacagagcGCCATTTTGCCAAATATTCTCCACCATTTTCCTTCCAGAATGCCCTATGATGACACTTGATCTAGGGATCAGTGGAGAATGCAAAATGGTTGCCTGGCAGCAGTGTCAAAAAGAACCttaggtaaaaagaaaaaaagtcatgTCACTATTAACTGTTGGAGAAGTTTTCTTCTGCCCTTGAATATTC from Lacerta agilis isolate rLacAgi1 chromosome 1, rLacAgi1.pri, whole genome shotgun sequence includes these protein-coding regions:
- the CLBA1 gene encoding uncharacterized protein CLBA1 isoform X2, whose product is MQDQNLVEIHSGAEVLSQSILKPLSTETGATSLGENSSGTDVHCLNQNGHFDESSELEMIQKNLPVECGDKRIYEASLESPDTSLVESSSTWGDFEGFSEVKQENLSNTLESLEKPNGKQTYTNDADVSDSCVTTSCGQFFSKTTGHNRKETFANTSVKAVLSSEDIIKLSFPEVPVLQFLEKISSLDQVLYTKTEDTDIPECTTKQLCTDSGNLWKTLTQSTNPSSLRRPWNESHYQENLLAVLGIDAHQKLSVSPAPKQSHLFSYNLFLKKTPSGGNMQYITVPQKKRIFTTRSLKMKMFSSNVC
- the CLBA1 gene encoding uncharacterized protein CLBA1 isoform X1, with the protein product MQDQNLVEIHSGAEVLSQSILKPLSTETGATSLGENSSGTDVHCLNQNGHFDESSELEMIQKNLPVECGDKRIYEASLESPDTSLVESSSTWGDFEGFSEVKQENLSNTLESLEKPNGKQTYTNDADVSDSCVTTSCGQFFSKTTGHNRKETFANTSVKAVLSSEDIIKLSFPEVPVLQFLEKISSLDQVLYTKTEDTDIPECTTKQLCTDSGNLWKTLTQSTNPSSLRRPWNESHYQENLLAVLGIDAHQKAVPEGKNDILETSISENEDSNVDKFNISTCKALIQTKLSVSPAPKQSHLFSYNLFLKKTPSGGNMQYITVPQKKRIFTTRSLKMKMFSSNVC